CAAGAGAGGGATATGTCGTATATACATGATCCCAAGTTCCCAACCATCAGTCGCCATTACTGTCTGCAAACGCGAGGGAGATTGGGCTTGGATAAACTTCAAGCACGCCGCCTTCAATCCATGGCAGTGGTGCTGCTCGGCTAGAGCAAGAACTGATGCCACCGAGCTCACACCTATCCGCTGAGATAGCTGCTTTCCACAGATGAACTTGAGGCCTTGGAGATCGTACCGGTCTGCTGCTACAAGCAAATCTAGCAGCCATTGCAGCCCCGTTTCATCCTCTACCTCTTCCACTTCTTGTCCTTGTTCCTCGGCTGCTTCTGACATTgcattctcctccatgatctccTCGTACATCTCAGGGAATGAGTCTGAGTGGACGAAGCTAAGCAAAGCCTTGAACACCTTTGCTTCCATGTCTTTGATATGTATGACACTGGATGAAGCAGTACCCTCTTTCATGGGGCCAAAGAGTTGTGCCATGAACACCGTGGATCGGGCAGCGAGCACACAGCGGTGTGCGGCGAAGGTCTCGTCGCCGACCTCAAACGTCACATCAGCACCCACCTTATTCTGAAGGAGAGCGCTAAAATCTTGGTGTATGTCCGACGGGAGAGCCTCGGTGCCACCGGCATCATCATCCTTGGTGTTACAAACCACGACGTCACACCGGATGGTGAAACAATCAGACTTGAGATCCGCTGACCGTTCAAGGGCATCTATTCTCACAAACCTGCCATTGCCCCAGGTTGGCGCggagtgaattgcaaaaaaccacCACATTTGGGGCATCGTTTGCGGAAAACCACCAGgtcactaatcttttgcaaaaatcACCGCGGATTCGGTAAACATTTTGCAAATAGCACTGATCAGGTGATTTGGCTCATGTGATCACTTTCTGACAAGTGGGACCAGATTGTAAGGAGCTCGAGCCAAAGAGGGTACCGAACGGGCAGCCAAACCAGTGAGACCGTACGTTCAGATTTCTACTGCTCCCTCGTGTCCCCCTGGAGGAGCGACAAGGGCGGGGTTGGGGTGTTGCCAATCAACACGTATCACCCGCCTAGTTTTATTACTATTTGACTGCCAAAAAAAAAATGTATATGCTACGAAATATATATAGTTGAATTTATAATTGAAAGAGGCTGGCCATGGTATCAATTTTTTTTATAAAGGCCATGGTATAGGTAAATTTTGAGCCAACGTGATGCATGAATTGGAAGCAGTACATCCTATCGAGCCGGACTGACCCGTTGAATCATATACGGCTCATAACGCAGCGTGATGGATAGTATGCATCGGGTGCCTATCCAACCGGATGATCCCTCGAGCGCTGGCCTTCTTTTTTTAGTAGTATTTTCATGATTATCGAGGTTTCCATACTTATTCTATACCTAAAAGGAAAATCAAAATTGAATCAGCAAGCGAACAGGGTTTAACATTCCAAAAATCAAAACAACGAAGAAAAATCGGAAACCATAGCGCTCCACTTCGAATTCTTCCGGTTCCGCGGCATGTTCTGGCAACTCAAGGTGTACCCGGCGGGCTTCAGCGACGAGGACGGCGCGGGGGACTTCGTCGCCGTGTTTGTCCGCGGGAACTACGCTTCCGCCGCCAGCAGCACCAAGATCTCCGTGGAGATCCTGGACGCGCGCGGAGAGAGCGCCGTCTTCGACGGCCGCACTGCGGGGTCTGAGCAGACGCTGCTCGACGCCCACGACGACGACGAGGGGTTCGGCCGCGACAAGGGGTACGTCCGGTTCGTGGAGCGGAGGGAGCTGGAGGAGTCGCAGTGCGTCCGCGCCGACGGCAGCTTCACGGTGAGGTGCACCGTGTCCTCCAACCGGGAGATGACCAAGTCAGTCGCCAAGGCCGCGGCCTTCTCCATGTCCGACCGCCACCACCGCTCGCTAACGCCGTCTCTGCCGGAGTACTGCACGTGGCGCAGGACGAAGAGCACCTCGCGCCTCTTCGCTGTCACGGAGTTCTCCTCCAGGTGGGCCCGGACGCCCGCCGGCCACGCGCTGAACTTCAAGCCGATGACGTTCCGGGACAGCAGCTGGCGGCTCAGGCTGTTCCCCGCGGGactcgaggaggaggacgccgcGGGGGACTCGGTGGCCGTCTTCCTCTCGTCGGAGATGAGGACGCACCTCAAGGACACCAGGATGTCCATCGAGATCCTGGAGCGGAGCGGGGGGCGCGCCGCGTTGGACGGCCGCGCCGCCGAGTCGGAGCTGACGACGGTGGAGCACAAGTCCGGCGGTTTCTGGCACTGCAAGGAGTACATGAAGGGGTACGTCAGGTTCGCGGGGAGGAAGGAGCTGGAGGAGAGTTTCACCTGATGCCTACGGCTGCCGTCGGCCTAGTTGGAGCTATGCCGACAGCCCAGTCCTGGCCGTCGGCTTAGCCTGGCCGTCGGGTTACATCGATCTACGCCGACGGCAGCCGTCGGCACAGAACGGCCGTCGACCTAGATGCAGAGATGCCGACAGCAGCCGTCGGCATAAATCCGCCGTCGGTATACCTGTGGGCCCGGCGACCCCGCCCATGACAAGCGGCTAATGCCGTCAAACCTATGCCGACGGTCGGGACgggcggccgtcggcatatctCCGCATGCCACGTCACCGATCCGCGGCGTAGGTATGCCGACggcagccgtcggcataggtgCCACGTCACTGATCCGCGGCATGGCGCCCACCAAAACCCTGCCGTCTCTATACCGACGGCAAATGCCGTCAGCATAGCTATTTTTTTTACATGCGTTTTTTTGCATATGTTTTATGCTTTTTTACATATGTTTTTATGCTTTTTTAAATATGTTTTTATGTATTATATGAATATATATGTAGTTTGTAATTTTTTCcatagattatgaatatatatagTTTGTATTTTTTTTCAAGCACATTAATAATGTGCCGTCATGTTCTTTTGAATATAGGACCTTATATTTTATTAAAATCAAAAACAACTATGCGACAGAACTTtagtggcggttgcaaacgcccggcacccGTCTCCCGAGTGTGACCCCCTCACGTCCgcggtgtgcccccctcacggacggcgccgccgccagcATCTGGAGGGCGGAAACAGCCGCATCGGGTCTATACGGAGGGGACGTTGCTCCCAAGTGTTTCTATGGgatgacctaccacaaccgggtggtgttgtggcatgtccgaagaggcggcacgcatctccggggtgtggcccccctaacggacggcgccgccgccggcacctggagggggaaaacggacgcatcgggtctacacggagaGGATGTAGTTGttggtttggcccggatgttgctcccaggtgtccctctgagctgacctgacacaaccgggtgaagaggtccactggtcaaagcccgtccgttgaaagtcaaagggctagatcgcgtggtcaaacgctacagggttaggcgggatgggggccctggggggtagcaatgccaccggagcgtcgccccgggccctcatacatgaggggtggtgtggtggcatgtccgaagaggcggcacgcgtctccagggtgtggcccccctaacggacggcgatgacacggtagtagacgttctgcggtaacgatgcggcgtgaatattattaaatactccgAGCGCGAttaaatcatgagttttttacacgacgtgggcacatgtgctataggaccgatggtaatttttcataatttttcgtgatggagaagtatctgaacacttccctctacgcggattgctcttcgcgcgtctaggactgtggccggcggcttccgggggctagcatgccgccaaatcttgcgtaggcggcttctcacaagtctgaaggtgttgtggcggttgcaaacgcccggcacgcgtctccggggcgtGGCCTCCCAGCTCACAGACGGCGCCGCCggcggcacctggagggggaaaacgaacgcgtcgggtctacacggaggggatgtagctgtgggtttggcccggatgttgctcccaggtgtccctctgtgctgacctgacacaaccgggtggagaggtccactggtcaaagcccgtccgtgcaaagtcaaagggctagatcgcgtggtcaaacgctacagggttaggcgggatgggggccctggggggtagcaatgccaccggagcgtcgccccgggccctcatacatgaggggtggtgtggtggcatgtccgaagaggcggcacgcgtctccagggtgtggcccccctaacggacggcgatgacacggtagtagacgttctgcggtaacgatgcggcgtgaatattattaaatactccgAGCGCGAttaaatcatgagttttttacacgacgtgggcacatgtgctataggaccgatggtaatttttcataatttttcgtgatggagaagtatctgaacacttccctctacgcggattgctcttcgcgcgtctaggactgtggccggcggcttccgggggctagcatgccgccaaatcttgcgtaggcggcttctcacaagtctgaaggtgttgtggcggttgcaaacgcccggcacgcgtctccggggcgtGGCCTCCCAGCTCACAGACGGCGCCGCCggcggcacctggagggggaaaacgaacgcgtcgggtctacacggaggggatgtagctgtgggtttggcccggatgttgctcccaggtgtccctctgtgctgacctgacacaaccgggtggagaggtccactggtcaaagcccgtccgtgcaaagtcaaagggctagatcgcgtggtcaaatgctacagggttaggcgggacggggtccctgggggggggggggggggggtagcaatgccaccggagcgtcgcaccggcccctcatccatgcggggtggtgttgtggcatgtccgaagaggcggcacgcgtctccggggtgtggctcccctcacggacggcgatgacacagtagtagacgttcagCGGTAACGGTGCGTCGTGAaaattattaaatactcggatcgcgataaaatcatgacTTTTTTatacgacgtgggcacatgtgctataggaacgatggtaatttttcataatttttggtgatggagaagtatccgaacaactccctctacgcggattgcccctcgcatgtctacgactatggccggcggcctccgtgggctagcatgccgccaatcttgcgtacgcggcttctcacaagtctgaaggtgttgtggcggttgcaaacgcccggcacgcgtctccggggcgtggcctcccagctcacggacggcgccgccggcggcacctggatggggggaaacggacgcgtcggatctacactgttgtatatactgactaatcatggtcataaaatcatatgatgaaAGTACTGTATATAAAACATATACAAATACAGCAAAAATAAGCTGCAATTAAAAGAAAGGAAAACTAAGCAGTAGCGCTTTTCAGAAGAAACGCTACTGCTACTTATCTCTATCAGCAGCGCTTTTCCAacaagagcgctactgctaactaggtgtagcagtagcgctggtaaAAACCAGTGCTACTGCTACCAGTTAGCTGTAGTGCCTTACTGATAGCGCTTGTACAAGCGCTACTAGTAGCTCTAAGACCAGCGCTACTAGTAGGGTTTTCCCAAGTAGTGCATGAATTTCTTTTTGGCATAGATGAGTTTGTACAAATCCACTACAACAAACAAACCTATTTAGATCATTAGCCAACTCAGTCAATAGCTGACAGACAAACAAATACAGTATGCCTTAGACAGACAAGTAAATAAAGTATGGCTCGGATAAACAAGGAATTAAACCATTTGTTGCCAACTCATTCACACCATTGGTATTAAACGAGCAGTTATATATAGATTGTTAGCCTCATATAAACTAGCAGGACAATTGGGTAATGGACTTCAGGGCTTTAGGCACACTTTGGGAGACTAATGAAATGCTAAGGCAATTATTTATGGCACCAAATATTATTCAAGTACACTAAAATGGGTAGCACTATTTGGGCAACTCATTAAGtgcatgacaaacaagcaatttAATGATGCCTCAAGCAAGCAAGCAATTGAACTATTTTGTTGGTAGCATGCATAGATGCAAGCCTCAATAAGATCCTTGGACTGGATATATTTTCATCAACTGATGTATCTTTCATACAATGGAACGAGTAATTTAACATCATGTGCCTCTAATGAAGTAGTTGGGCAGTATGTATTGAAGATCCTAAAAATGATAGGGAGACTAAGGAAGTGCACATGTGTTTGGTTATGCCATGTATGCCATCTAGATCTCTACTATAGAAGCAAGTAGTTAGTAATCAATGGAGAACCCTAGCCAAGCACAATGCTGGACAAATAACAATAGCAATTTCTTCTGTAACGACTAATGATCAGTTCCTGCACACAACACACAAAACAAACTTGCCCCCAACACTTCAATAATGTTGTCAAGCTTCTTGTCTTGCTAGTTACAAGGGTAAATTGTATGGTATGGTAGGAATTGGTAGATATATAAAATAATAAAAGCAGATCAACAAAGAAGTAAATAATAACGGTAATTGCAAttaatggaaaatagacctgggacCATAAcatcactagaggcttctctccaAGCAAGATAAATGTGTTGTGGTGAATACAATTATAGTTAGGCAGCGATTAAATAGCAATGTTTATATTTATGACTATTATCATTCATGGCACAATATTGTGTACGCATTACGTTTGTAGATCGTTATCCAACTGCATCTACAACTAATACTCCACCCAAAGACCGCAATCAAGTATGCGTCTCgaggtattaagttcataacaaaTAGAATATTGCAATAAGCATGATGATATAATGTAGATAACAAAACTATCATCCATGTGTGATAAAGAaaccatcattttatccttagtagcaataatacaatacgtgtcttgtCCCTTATTGCCACTCGGATATAGgccaccacaagattgaacccactatcATACAAAACTCTCTCTAAAGAACTACTCACAAAACTTGGCCAGAGAAGACAAATAGACCATAGAGCATGTATGACTAATTAATTATGCAAGAAGAAACCACAAGAAACCTCTTCATTATTAGCTATTGGTTCAAAGTGTATAAATAAGTTTAGGAATTGTAGAGTCAATATCCATCTTTACAGTTTTTTTGTCAATAAAGTTGATATAACATGATAAAAGATAGGATGCTAATATATTTTTGGTAAGAAAACTAACTGTAAATAAAAAGTAAATAGACAAGACAGATAACAAGCAAGTAACGTGGTTTTGCGTAATACCTTTTGTGTGTGGAAgaaactccccggcaacggtgccagaaatcttGCTTGCTCTCTCGTAAAAGTGGTTGGGTAACCCCAAGTGTGAGGGTGAAGTAACCTGGCAATAAGTATTTCCCTCGATTGAGAatcaagatttattggaccattagGAGTtttgcaacaacaacaaaaattcCTCGGTGCCCAATATTTTAAGCAGGGCCATCGATGAGGGCATGCGAGGTGAGCCACACTCAGGGTCACCAAAATCTTGGAGCCCCCGACCGAAGAGAAAATAGGAGCACAGAAAAAATGGAGAAGAGAAAATGTGAAGAACTGCCCATCGATGAGTCGCTCCACGCCGGAGCAACCGGCTCGCGTGCACCCGTTCTGCGTCGAGTCTAAGCCAAAGGGAAAGCCTCGCTCTGCCATAATTAAGAATTCACCCAAGTCAGGCCGTGCCGCCTTGAAAACCAATCAACCACGCATCGAGTCGGTCAAGAATACATCTCTTGCGCGGCGGTGAACGGAGCAATGGAAGCGGTAGGATCTAGGGACCCCTGCGGCAGTCATCGACGACTTGACGATTAACAAGATAAGATCTCGCCGCCTAGACGTGAAATCTGTCTCCTAGCGTCGTGCGTCATGTTGTTGGAGTTGTACTCTTCTTCCAATGATGGTCTCTCCAGCTTTGCCGGCGGCAACGGCGCTGCCCCGCTGGATCCAAAGATAGGCTGCTGCACGCTGCAGGCTTGGAAAAGACGCCTGCCCTCTTGCGCGAGCGGGACTAGCTTAGAACAACGTTATGCAAAAACTTGTTAGCTGATCTATGCCTCGTTTGCCGCCCCAAGCTTAGCACCAATCCCAGGTAACTTTCTATATTATGCTCCTATAAATACTTGAATTAGTACCGCACTAAAATTGAACTGTAATGTGGCCTTGATTTTCAGATTCAGAATTGTTTCTCCACTGGGCATGTACGACTAATATCCTAGTCACATCATGAGGCTATCAGGGAAGATCGGAAGGCCCGTCCTAAGTCTTGACTCCATAAGTCATATCTTCATCGAATTATTGATCAGTTTATTATCCATCAATTGATCATGTACTATATTTCATCTAGCCATTCTATTGGATATAGTTATTAATTATGATAAAATTTTCAGTAAAATTTGAAGTTAGTTTTGGACTTATGACTTTACTATTTTGCATTAATTCATGATATATTTATAAATACggaaacactaacgcccacacgtgttgCACTTCTCCAACTTGCCCACACGCCTGGATCGTCATCCAGTGCAGTTTGCACGAATCTTGACACAAAAGGTGGATTTGGTGTGCCATGTAGGACGGGGCTGGTGTGTGGGTGTTGGAGAGTTCGCCCACACGCCCCGCACCATGTTGTTTGCCAGCTGTGTGTGTGGGCGAACTAGTTTCTGCCCACACAGCCATCACCTAGTCCATGCGCGTGTGAGCGAACTGCTTTTCGCCCACACGACGACTCCTACGTTgtggatggcaactgcagttacgcGAACGTGacaactaggtaaacacacatggcaaccaTAATTCGTTGCTAGACGGCAACTGCAGTTGCGCGTATGTGGCAACCagataaacacacatggcaactgtggttaaccatacatggcaactatgGTTGGACCACACGTGACAACTAGGTAAGCACACATGACAACTACTGTTTGCCATATATGGCAAGTAGTTAATCGCATACGGCAACTACGGTTTGATTACACGCGTCAACTACCATAAATTAGACATGGCAACTACAGTTAACCAAAACAGATAGAGTTGCCATGCTTTTACAACTAAACTTGCcatcccggataactacatctgcCATCCCGGATGGCAACTCTATAATCATCCCGCGGGTACCTAACGTAGCTGGCCAGGACATGTGGGCATTCTTGCTTCGTGCCACACGCGCGAGGTGGAGATGAGTAGTACTTGTTGGACGTGTGGCACGAAGTAGctgcgcccacacgtgtgggcaatTCTAATGTCCGCCCACACACAACCCGTGTGAGCTGCCTCGTGTTGACGCCACACACGGTGTGTGGGCGGATGCCTAATataccacacgtgtggcagttatcggcgTCCTTATAAATAATGTGAAGTAACACTAAGTTATATAATTAAGTGAAAGTATACCTTACCTATATGAAAATTTCAAGGGCCTAATTTGTATTATGCATCGGGGCCTCAAATTTCGGGAGACGGCCCTGGTTGTAAGAAGGTTGTCAATTTCTTGTCCTACTAGTTATGAGGATTAAAGGTGTGTTAGCGTAGGAATTGATAGatatataaaataaataaaagtttAAACAAAGAAGAGTAATTGTAACAATGTATTCATTAAAATAGAATAGACCTAGGGGGCATAGTTTCACTAGAGGCATTTCTCCAAGAAGATAAATGTGGTGTGGTGAACAAATTATAGTTGGGCGGCGATTAAATTGCAATATTTATATTTATGACTATAAGCATTCATTACATAATATTGCATAGGCATTACATTGATGATATGTAGAAGCTTAATCCAACTACATGTACAACTAATGCTCCACCTAAAGGCCGCTATCCGACATGCATCTCGAGGTATTAAGTTTGCAAcaaacagagcattgcaataaggatgatgacataatgtagacaacAGAACTATCATCCAAGTGTGATAAAGGAACCATCGTTTTATCCTGAGTAGAAACAATAGAATACATGTATTGTCCTTTTCTGTCACCGGGATATAaatcaccgcaagattgaacgcaCTACCATACACAACTCCCTTTGAAGAACTGCCAATCAATCTGGCCAAAGAAGATAAATAGATCGGAAAGCATACATGACTACTTCATTATGTAGCAAATAAACTTCAAAAGATTCAATATAATTCAGTGAACACTCTAATCATAAAGTGGCAATTCATCATATCTCATTAAACACAACCACCGATCCCGATCATGTGAGGTAGCACAAGGAAACTTTGTATTGAATCACAAGGGAGAGaggacactagtagaaaaatgacttttagtaccggttcgtaaggacctttagtaccggttctggaaccggcactaaagggtggggactaaaggcccccctttagtcccggttcaacacgaaccgggaccaaaggcccaccACATGGCACGAGGCGCGCTGTGGTCTAGgggattttttttgaatatttttttgaaacaaaggaaaaaaaaagcccgcctactaggcctgcacggcctgcatacgactagaaacccaacctctaGTTGGGCTAGGATGTAGGCCCGTACGGACCAGTAGGCCCCAGAGGGCAGAAGACTtgcaataggcccacaaaggCCTCCTTAGAAAGGAGCTCAACACGGTAGCCGCGGCGGGGCTTATAAATCGGTGCGAGcacctctcaactagcgaggtgggactaaacattgtgcattgcgggtggcagcgcaccacctttagtaccggttggtggctccaaccggtactaaggggggggtctttagtgccggttggagccaccaacccgtACTACACGTCACaaatgaaccgggactaatgcataGTCGTTTGAACCGAGACTAATGGTACCATTAATGCCGATTCatttacaaaccgggactaatgtgtctcacgTAAAGtagtttttctactagtgggatgccatctagctactgctatGGACCCTAAGGTCCCGAGTAAAATACTCAAACATGGTATTCCATGAAGCAAGGTTGATGAAGCTGACTCCGGtgatggattccccctccggtaggatgCCTGAACAGGCCTCCAGATTGGATCTCTCCGGAATAGGAACgtgcggtggtggaaaaattgCTAAAAAGGGTACAAAGGGTTTTGGAAATTATAGGATTTATACGCGAAAGAATCGACGAAAGACGGTGGCCAGGAGGCCCATGCGGCCAACCCCCAGGGGCAGTGGCAGGTAGAAACACTACAAGAATTTTGTTAATGCATGACGGTACCAGTCCGTCATGGACTTGTGCAAAACTGTCATTGAAGTGCACTCATGACAGATTTGAAATCCGTCATGTATATCGCATCATAATTTGACCATAGTATACTCTATGACAGACCATCTAATCCGTCACGGATCCATGACAGATTTTGACCGTCATGGATGGTATTTAAGTAACGTGCTCATAACGGCGTTAAATTGTCTGCCACATCATCACCTGACATGGATATTACGTGGCAGCCCATGAACTAAGTGGCCCGATTAAAGTTTCAGCCCACTAAATTTCAGCTAAGCCTAAGACCCACAACCCATGTAATAGTCGACCCAAATGGAATTTCAACCCATTAAATTTCAGTCAATCCATGGCCCACTGATTTTGGGCCGACAAATTAGCCCATCTTACATTTCTCTATGCAAACTTTCAACCAATACAATTTTTGCAAAGATATATGTTATGTCATTAAATAGAAGGAAATTACATAAACACACTAGAAA
The sequence above is a segment of the Aegilops tauschii subsp. strangulata cultivar AL8/78 chromosome 6, Aet v6.0, whole genome shotgun sequence genome. Coding sequences within it:
- the LOC109751152 gene encoding BTB/POZ and MATH domain-containing protein 2-like yields the protein MPQMWWFFAIHSAPTWGNGRFVRIDALERSADLKSDCFTIRCDVVVCNTKDDDAGGTEALPSDIHQDFSALLQNKVGADVTFEVGDETFAAHRCVLAARSTVFMAQLFGPMKEGTASSSVIHIKDMEAKVFKALLSFVHSDSFPEMYEEIMEENAMSEAAEEQGQEVEEVEDETGLQWLLDLLVAADRYDLQGLKFICGKQLSQRIGVSSVASVLALAEQHHCHGLKAACLKFIQAQSPSRLQTVMATDGWELGIIGYKEILMPLFEATKTASVLPLPMPDQYPKVDSTPSTIRNEEGTLIAGRAGCLERVTDAPHSEALAMLHAANAASRMGRQRVIVETDSIMQKQSCHL